In Coccidioides posadasii str. Silveira chromosome 4, complete sequence, one genomic interval encodes:
- the SNF5 gene encoding SWI/SNF chromatin-remodeling complex subunit (EggNog:ENOG410PHVG~COG:B,K~BUSCO:2806at33183) — translation MASSDASPDCPAIAGIVPQTSSQPMAEHTGGNLLGDETDIKTSANTETTNGHSPASLAEGKQKPEGPGTTESQNETSNLDDGQEDCPGSPDPQQEEPANGTSLGQKRSRSGSIKHSSSSPPPVELPVGPRETPLDKVLLEQYLHREWLHSTLAAGRTRHQDILQEKRAERDFYLQIQHERQMNPGAIFGMGYEGFGNARTDLKSQHPQLLYPSNRRKPGGRKSRDTRISRQEMDKQADQPENLVPIRLDIDWDKVKIRDTFTWNLHDRVTPPDVFAEKLVEDFGLPLESCGPLVRQITQSIQDQLTEYHPHIFIEEEPLDPHLPYFAYKNDEMRILIKLNITIGQHTLVDQFEWDINDPYNSPEVFAVQMATDLALPGEFATAIAHSIREQAQLFTRSLYIVSHPFDGRPIEDPVLKGAFQASPLQSTFRSIQQAKEFTPVLWELNEAGLERTEGSISREQRLQKRSVNRRGGPALPDLKDRLRTIRTMIVSSVIPGSAASVEESRLFKRSGTGRSRRATTGQRDGLEDSDESDSDESSGASPAMSHLTQGTARTRGMRTASAIAQSAMRSHLGRSATPETSSLHETRTSARRRDYREESSEAPEKLIVRLRISSHKLRQLMKDLKTRQKGYPGSPAPAGATTPVRNAFPTPRGSMGPPAAQPATTPKRPTPSQLNGVVDAPHPPQPGVPGPPPPSWLVRGLNNLKRSYPRDSFEGTMRYTAVDPQTSLPIPNAATTHPGQKLIYKYFPRIRCHDCPGKLYTPGPALTVDNFEVHLKNRQHKERVEERHARLAKQAGIAGCSAAEITGELVSR, via the exons ATGGCTTCTTCCGATGCCTCGCCGGATTGCCCAGCTATCGCCGGCATTGTACCCCAGACGTCATCCCAGCCTATGGCGGAGCATACAGGGGGAAATCTCCTTGGCGATGAGACAGATATAAAGACGTCTGCCAACACGGAAACTACCAACGGGCATTCGCCGGCTTCGCTCGCCGAAGGAAAGCAGAAACCTGAAGGCCCAGGTACAACTGAGTCGCAAAATGAAACCTCAAATCTTGATGACGGACAGGAGGACTGTCCTGGGTCTCCCGATCCGCAGCAGGAGGAGCCTGCTAACGGGACTTCCCTCGGACAGAAGCGCTCCAGATCTGGCTCCATAAAAcattcatcatcatcaccaccacctGTGGAGCTTCCTGTCGGGCCCCGTGAGACGCCGCTTGATAAGGTATTATTGGAGCAGTACCTTCACCGTGAATGGCTACATTCCACACTTGCTGCTGGCAGAACCCGACACCAGGATATCTTACAGGAAAAACGAGCAGAGCGCGACTTCTACCTGCAGATACAACATGAGCGCCAAATGAACCCAGGCGCTATATTTGGAATGGGCTATGAAGGTTTTGGCAACGCCAGAACCGATCTCAAATCGCAGCATCCACAACTGCTCTACCCATCGAATAGAAGGAAGCCCGGAGGCCGAAAATCTCGGGATACACGGATTTCCCGACAGGAGATGGACAAACAAGCAGATCAACCCGAAAACTTGGTCCCCATACGGTTGGATATTGATTGGGATAAGGTGAAAATTCGAGATACTTTTACATGGAACCTACATGACCGCGTTACGCCACCTGATGTCTTCGCGGAAAAGCTCGTCGAAGATTTTGGCCTCCCGCTAGAATCCTGCGGCCCACTTGTCCGGCAAATCACCCAAAGCATCCAAGATCAATTGACGGAATATCACCCCCATATATTTATCGAAGAGGAACCATTAGATCCCCACCTCCCGTACTTTGCCTACAAAAACGACGAAATGCGCATTCTGATCAAGTTGAATATCACTATTGGACAACATACTCTAGTGGACCAATTTGAATGGGATATCAACGACCCCTATAACTCACCTGAAGTTTTTGCAGTTCAAATGGCGACGGACCTAGCCCTTCCGGGGGAGTTTGCGACCGCAATTGCCCATTCCATTCGAGAGCAAGCCCAGCTCTTCACTCGAAGCTTATACATCGTATCCCATCCGTTTGATGGTCGCCCCATAGAGGATCCTGTCCTCAAAGGTGCATTCCAGGCTTCTCCACTTCAATCCACATTCCGTTCTATCCAGCAGGCCAAGGAATTTACGCCCGTCCTCTGGGAACTCAACGAGGCTGGCCTTGAAAGGACTGAAGGATCTATCTCCCGTGAACAGCGACTGCAAAAACGTTCTGTTAATCGTCGTGGTGGGCCAGCTCTTCCTGATCTAAAAGACCGGCTGCGCACAATTCGAACGATGATCGTGTCCTCCGTCATACCTGGATCTGCGGCTTCCGTCGAAGAGAGTCGACTTTTCAAACGATCTGGCACTGGTCGAAGCCGGCGTGCAACTACTGGACAACGTGATGGTCTGGAGGATTCCGATGAGTCTGACAGCGATGAATCGTCTGGGGCCTCGCCGGCCATGTCGCATTTAACCCAAGGAACTGCACGGACCCGCGGTATGCGGACAGCGTCCGCAATCGCTCAGTCGGCGATGCGCAGCCACCTTGGTCGTTCTGCAACTCCCGAAACTTCCTCTCTTCACGAAACCAGAACGTCTGCAAGAAGGCGAGACTATCGCGAAGAGAGTTCCGAGGCTCCAGAGAAACTGATCGTTAGACTTAGGATCAGTTCTCACAAACTACGACAACTGATGAAGGACCTGAAGACAAGGCAAAAAGGGTATCCAGGTTCGCCAGCTCCAGCAGGTGCAACAACTCCCGTTCGAAACGCATTTCCCACCCCTCGCGGCTCCATGGGCCCGCCAGCCGCCCAGCCTGCAACCACTCCGAAACGCCCGACGCCATCCCAACTGAACGGGGTCGTCGATgctcctcatcctcctcaaccTGGTGTTCCTGGT CCTCCCCCTCCGTCTTGGCTCGTCCGTGGCCTGAACAATCTAAAACGCAGCTATCCTCGCGACTCGTTCGAAGGCACAATGCGCTACACTGCCGTCGACCCCCAGACCAGCTTACCCATCCCCAACGCTGCAACGACACACCCGGGACAAAAGCTGATCTACAAATACTTCCCACGAATCCGATGCCACGATTGTCCCGGGAAGCTATACACTCCCGGTCCAGCGTTGACGGTGGACAATTTCGAGGTACATCTTAAGAACAGGCAACATAAGGAGAGGGTTGAGGAGCGACACGCGCGCCTGGCGAAGCAAGCTGGAATTGCGGGTTGTTCTGCTGCGGAGATTACGGGTGAGCTTGTTTCTAGGTAG
- a CDS encoding uncharacterized protein (EggNog:ENOG410PN4X~COG:T), translating into MQLDCPLSIRILTHNIRYATSRPFKGEKPWPERKHLVLNELIFHTRHNAESFICLQEVLRVQLEDVLSGLNSHGDTWAYIGVGRDDGKQAGEYSPIFYRPDVWKLETWETVWLSETPEVPSKGWDAASIRIVTVGVFRHRASRKTVLAMTTHLDDQGSGSRYESAKLILRTIDGYLHKFKDRISGLFLAGDFNSEVNQEAYQVFIDPTSPLVDARDQIKPDERYGNEITYTGFGYEGERETRIDYILVGPKTEQGFPWTVKQYGVLPNKFDDGVFSSDHRAVVADGLVDC; encoded by the coding sequence ATGCAGCTAGACTGCCCGCTGTCTATCCGTATACTTACCCATAACATTCGCTATGCAACTTCGCGTCCATTCAAGGGCGAGAAGCCCTGGCCAGAACGAAAGCATCTAGTCCTGAATGAGCTTATCTTCCATACAAGGCACAACGCGGAGAGTTTCATCTGTCTGCAGGAAGTGCTCCGCGTCCAGCTCGAGGACGTCCTGTCCGGCCTGAATTCCCATGGGGACACATGGGCGTACATTGGAGTAGGCAGGGACGACGGAAAGCAAGCCGGTGAATATTCCCCGATATTCTATCGCCCTGATGTTTGGAAGCTGGAGACCTGGGAGACGGTCTGGCTCTCCGAGACCCCTGAGGTGCCCTCGAAAGGCTGGGATGCAGCCTCGATCCGCATCGTAACCGTCGGAGTGTTCAGACATCGGGCTAGTCGAAAGACGGTGCTTGCAATGACTACGCATCTCGATGACCAGGGGTCCGGGTCAAGATATGAATCTGCTAAGCTCATTCTGCGGACAATTGACGGGTACCTTCACAAATTCAAAGACCGCATCTCGGGCCTTTTCCTCGCGGGAGACTTCAACAGCGAGGTCAACCAAGAAGCATACCAGGTCTTTATCGATCCAACTTCTCCTCTAGTCGACGCCCGAGACCAGATCAAGCCTGACGAGCGCTATGGTAATGAAATCACCTACACGGGGTTTGGATACGAGGGAGAACGGGAAACCCGCATTGATTACATCCTTGTCGGACCCAAAACGGAGCAAGGTTTCCCGTGGACGGTGAAGCAATATGGTGTGTTGCCTAACAAATTCGACGATGGTGTATTCAGCTCCGACCATCGTGCAGTCGTTGCAGATGGCCTTGTGGATTGTTAA
- the ALG8 gene encoding glycosyl transferase (CAZy:GT57~EggNog:ENOG410PIKP~COG:G~TransMembrane:11 (o15-34i46-63o69-86i93-119o139-160i180-198o252-271i292-311o317-335i355-376o382-408i)~BUSCO:5033at33183): MLQLGNLNYDSWQTIYFQRSSVIFLELMLVYALNRYIKSVPAPSKHLAHAASLSILLSPGLLIIDHIHFQYNGFLYGILILSIVLARKQSTLLYGGVTFAILLCLKHIYLYLSLAYFVYLLRAYCLDPKSVFRPRFGNIIKLGIGITSVFAAAFGPFVYWGQLNQIKERLFPFSRGLCHAYWAPNIWAMYSFVDRVLIPVAPRLGLPMKADALTSVTRGLVGDTSFAILPEVKKEHTFALTLFFQLPNWDNFVGSITLCAYAAFLFGWHVHEKAILLIILPFSLLALKDLRYLGAFRPLAVAGHVSLFPLLFTAAEFPVKTVYTVLWLVLFLFTFERLAPVPARPRVFLLDRFSLLYDTVSIPLIVYCSLVHGWLFGGRMEFLPLMFTSSYAALGVMGSWVGFMVVYFTS, translated from the exons ATGCTGCAATTGGGAAATCTCAACTATGATTCCTGGCAGACGATATACTTCCAGCGGTCATCCGTTATTTTCCTAGAGTTGATGCTGGTTTACGCATTAAATCG ATATATCAAGTCCGTGCCTGCTCCCAGCAAGCATTTGGCCCACGCGGCCAGTCTTTCTATTCTCCTTTCGCCAGGCTTGTTGATTATTGATCACATCCACTTTCAGTACAATGGATTCCTGTATGGGATCTTGATATTATCAATTGTCCTGGCCCGCAAGCAGTCCACACTCCTTTATGGCGGAGTCACTTTTGCAATCTTGCTATGCCTGAAGCATATATACCTTTACCTCTCCCTGGCATATTTTGTGTATCTCCTTCGAGCATACTGTCTCGATCCAAAATCCGTCTTCCGTCCACGGTTTGGCAACATCATCAAGCTAGGGATTGGAATTACTAGCGTGTTTGCTGCTGCGTTTGGTCCGTTTGTGTACTGGGGGCAGTTAAACCAGATCAAGGAGAGGCTATTTCCGTTCTCAAGAGGGCTATGCCATGCGTACTGGGCGCCGAACATTTGGGCAATGTATTCATTTGTGGACAGAGTCCTTATCCCAG TCGCCCCTCGCCTTGGACTTCCTATGAAAGCGGATGCACTCACAAGTGTGACGCGAGGTCTCGTTGGTGACACTTCGTTTGCCATCCTGCCCGAAGTGAAGAAAGAGCACACATTCGCTTTAACTCTTTTCTTCCAACTG CCCAACTGGGACAACTTCGTCGGCTCCATCACCCTCTGCGCCTACGCCGCCTTCCTCTTCGGCTGGCACGTCCACGAAAAGGCCATCCTTCTCATCATCCTGCCCTTCAGCCTCCTAGCCCTCAAAGATCTCCGCTATCTCGGCGCCTTCCGCCCGCTCGCCGTAGCAGGGCACGTCTCCCTGTTCCCGCTCCTCTTCACGGCGGCAGAGTTCCCCGTGAAGACGGTGTACACCGTCCTCTGGCTCGTGCTGTTTCTGTTTACGTTTGAGCGGCTGGCTCCCGTGCCGGCGCGGCCGAGGGTGTTCTTGCTGGATCGGTTTTCGTTGCTGTATGACACGGTGTCGATCCCGTTGATCGTGTACTGCTCGCTGGTGCACGGGTGGCTGTTTGGGGGCAGGATGGAGTTTCTGCCGTTGATGTTTACGAGTTCGTATGCGGCGCTTGGGGTGATGGGTAGTTGGGTTGGGTTTATGGTGGTTTACTTTACGTCTTAG
- the CDB4 gene encoding Curved DNA-binding protein (42 kDa protein) (EggNog:ENOG410PM2V~COG:J~MEROPS:MER0005497~BUSCO:9920at33183) codes for MAESAEVDYTLNNPDTLTKYKTAAQISHKVLEAVTGWCVEGAKILELCEKGDKLLDEEVSKVYKGKKVPKGISHPTTVSPSSYVTPYTPLASDAEEAATTLKEGEVVKIQLGAQIDGFGTIVCDTIIVPSASGPKEKITGREADLLLATYYANELLLRLMVPPGLLATGTEEEKKKAAAEKPPTQAKISTLLEKVAKSYDCNVVENTTTWLFEHNEIEGKKKIIVAPGAGVKGEGSPEVPEVWGVEVGLSLGSGKVKTLEHRATLHRRTTTTYILKRPSSRQTLSEIVRKFGTFPFSLRQLDDEKAGKVGVVECVRGGVVRQYDPAGEADGAPVSRLLTTVAILKNGMTRLAAPPPLDLSKVESDKKITDEEILKILEKPLAKSTGAKGKNKKKKKKPAKKQAEDAEESSSEEE; via the exons ATGGCCGAATCAGCTGAAGTTG ATTACACCCTTAACAACCCCGACACCCTAACCAAGTACAAGACTGCCGCCCAGATCTCTCACAAAGTCCTCGAGGCCGTCACAG GATGGTGCGTTGAGGGCGCAAAGATCCTGGAGCTGTGCGAGAAGGGTGATAAGCTCCTGGATGAGGAAGTGAGCAAGGTCTACAAGGGCAAAAAGGTCCCGAAAG GTATCTCCCACCCAACTACGGTTTCTCCGAGTTCGTATGTGACACCATATACTCCCTTGGCGTCCGATGCGGAGGAAGCTGCGACAACATTGAAAGAGGGCGAGGTTGTGAAGATCCAACTGGGCGCCCAAATCGATGGTTTTGGAACCATTGTTTGTGATACCATCATCGTCCCATCCGCCAGTGGTCCCAAGGAGAAGATCACCGGCCGTGAGGCAGACTTGCTCTTAGCTACCTACTACGCTAATGAGCTTCTTCTCAGACTCATGGTCCCTCCGGGCCTTTTGGCGACTGGCacagaggaagaaaagaagaaagccgCAGCTGAAAAGCCCCCCACTCAAGCAAAGATCTCCACTCTGCTAGAGAAAGTGGCGAAGAGCTATGACTGCAACGTGGTCGAGAACACCACCACTTGGCTCTTTGAGCACAATGAAATCGagggaaagaagaagatcatcGTTGCACCCGGTGCAGGCGTGAAGGGAGAGGGGAGCCCCGAGGTCCCCGAAGTGTGGGGCGTTGAGGTTGGACTCAGTCTTGGATCTGGCAAAGTCAAGACCCTCGAGCACAGAGCCACGCTGCATCGTCGTACCACCACCACTTATATCCTGAAGCGACCAAGCTCCAGACAGACTCTATCTGAGATTGTCAGGAAGTTCGGTACCTTCCCGTTCAGTCTCCGTCAGCTTGACGATGAGAAGGCCGGCAAGGTCGGTGTGGTCGAGTGTGTCCGTGGTGGAGTTGTTCGCCAGTACGATCCCGCTGGAGAGGCCGACGGTGCTCCGGTTTCTCGACTGCTCACGACTGTTG CCATTCTCAAAAACGGCATGACCCGGCTGGCCGCCCCTCCTCCACTCGACCTCTCCAAGGTCGAATCCGACAAGAAGATTACAGATGAAGAAATCCTGAAGATCCTCGAGAAACCCCTTGCCAAATCCACAGGCGCCAAAGGCaaaaacaagaagaagaagaagaagcccGCTAAGAAGCAGGCCGAAGATGCTGAAGAGTCTTCGAGCGAGGAGGAGTAA
- a CDS encoding uncharacterized protein (SECRETED:SignalP(1-23)~EggNog:ENOG410PIPQ~COG:U~TransMembrane:1 (n10-18c23/24o389-410i)~BUSCO:8360at33183): MILSSSIGRILALSSSLFALSSADTLVERTSFGNGNRISADMSSLPGWQLSGDGFTPEIMSDRIIMTPPYPGRKRGAMWTLDPVSQSEWTVDFEFRVNGEDGPGGNIQLWYVKNGQVDVGSQDIYSVSRFDGLAITIDSSQGRGMVRGFLNDGTTDYRTHRNVDSLAFGHCEYFYRNLGRPSQITIKQTMFSFEVLIDKRSCFHTKKVFLPVGNTFGITASSTDYPDSFEVFKFALSVPRPGSDSGASQNQRSHQAQQPPVQRSNTNQQASPDGLSGVQTQIKNIQDRLHTLSTSTERLLNDLALLSKKFDERNQELARNSANRDQVSSVDQRVMRLERMIERVQKDLAGKDYQRHFTKLEEALRHSHSGLLENLHDSSHRILSSAPRMGFFIFLVVALQLSLAGAYVFYKKRRANMPKKFL; the protein is encoded by the exons ATGATTCTATCATCCAGCATTGGCCGCATCCTGGCCCTGTCTTCGTCCCTGTTTGCACTATCCTCTGCTGATACCCTGGTTGAAAGAACAAGCTTTGGCAATGGAAATCG TATCTCGGCGGACATGTCCTCGTTGCCGGGATGGCAACTCTCTGGAGATGGCTTCACCCCGGAGATA ATGTCCGATAGAATAATTATGACGCCTCCATATCCAGGCCGGAAACGAGGCGCCATGTGGACACTTGATCC TGTTTCTCAATCAGAGTGGACGGTCGACTTTGAATTCAGAGTCAATGGCGAGGATGGTCCGGGTGGAAATATCCAGCTTTGGTATGTTAAAAACGGCCAGGTTGATGTCGGGTCGCAAGATATCTACAGCGTTTCTCGCTTTGACGGGTTGGCCATCACCATCGATAGCTCACAAGGC AGAGGCATGGTGCGTGGCTTTTTGAACGATGGTACTACCGACTACAGAACTCACCGGAACGTCGACAGCCTGGCATTCGGCCACTGCGAGTACTTTTACCGTAACCTTGGAAGACCATCGCAAATTACTATCAAGCAGACTATGTTTTCATTCGAGGTTCTAATTGATAAAAGAAGCTGTTTCCATACCAAAAAG gTCTTCCTTCCCGTGGGCAACACGTTTGGAATCACAGCTTCGTCCACGGATTATCCCGACTCCTTCGAAGTCTTCAAGTTCGCCTTGTCGGTTCCACGACCAGGCAGCGACAGCGGCGCCTCTCAGAACCAGCGAAGCCATCAAGCCCAGCAGCCGCCTGTTCAAAGAAGTAACACAAACCAGCAGGCCTCCCCGGACGGCCTCTCGGGAGTTCAGACCCAGATCAAAAATATCCAAGATCGCCTCCACACTTTAAGCACCTCGACTGAAAGGCTCCTGAACGACCTCGCCCTGCTCTCCAAGAAGTTCGACGAACGCAACCAAGAACTCGCCCGCAACTCCGCTAATCGCGATCAGGTCAGCAGCGTGGACCAGAGGGTCATGAGGCTCGAGAGAATGATCGAACGCGTCCAAAAGGACCTCGCGGGCAAGGACTATCAGCGCCATTTCACTAAATTGGAAGAAGCTTTGCGACACTCGCACTCGGGTCTACTCGAGAATCTGCACGATTCCTCCCATC GTATACTTTCATCTGCTCCTCGCATGggcttcttcatcttcctgGTAGTAGCGCTTCAACTCTCCCTTGCCGGAGCATATGTTTTCTACAAGAAACGCCGTGCAAATATGCCCAAGAAGTTCCTGTAA